In Paenarthrobacter sp. GOM3, a single window of DNA contains:
- a CDS encoding DNA alkylation repair protein, which yields MTTRDLVQSIRSSIRSAGDPERARGAQAYMKSDMPSWGVRVPEVRKIVKAAVRQFPPSSPDELRVAVHDLWRHAEAREERYAAIDLTGLKMAKGDLDMLPVYEEIIRTGAWWDLVDGVAHRVCALLIAHPATMKPLLLRWAGDQDMWIRRAAITSQLAAKAGTDTGLLAAVIRANVADKEFFIRKAIGWALREYSKTDPEWVRTFTAEYASDLSPLSTREALRLLPSR from the coding sequence ATGACCACGCGTGACCTGGTCCAGTCGATCCGTTCAAGCATTCGTTCCGCTGGGGACCCCGAGCGGGCGCGGGGAGCCCAGGCTTATATGAAATCCGACATGCCTTCCTGGGGTGTGCGTGTGCCTGAAGTACGGAAAATCGTCAAAGCAGCTGTGCGGCAATTCCCTCCGTCGTCACCGGACGAACTGCGCGTTGCAGTGCATGATCTGTGGCGTCACGCGGAAGCACGGGAGGAGCGCTATGCCGCCATCGACCTGACAGGGCTGAAGATGGCCAAGGGCGATCTCGACATGCTGCCGGTTTACGAGGAAATCATCCGTACGGGCGCCTGGTGGGACCTGGTGGACGGGGTGGCGCACCGAGTCTGTGCCCTCCTGATTGCCCACCCTGCCACCATGAAGCCGCTATTGCTCCGCTGGGCCGGGGATCAGGACATGTGGATCCGAAGGGCCGCGATTACCTCACAGCTTGCCGCGAAGGCAGGGACCGACACAGGCCTGCTGGCCGCTGTTATCAGGGCAAACGTGGCTGACAAGGAGTTCTTTATCCGCAAAGCGATTGGTTGGGCCCTGCGCGAGTACAGCAAGACGGATCCGGAATGGGTGCGCACTTTCACAGCTGAGTACGCGTCGGACCTAAGCCCGTTGTCCACCCGGGAGGCGCTGCGTCTCCTGCCGTCCCGGTGA
- a CDS encoding DUF6993 domain-containing protein, with protein MKKLVTANAKPEREAIRAALVSAGIPKANVEVSVSRTPTGLDVDAMEAAALTGDNCVMGQIRDSGVVVTVLPVLATGKCFVGDTR; from the coding sequence TTGAAGAAGCTGGTCACAGCCAATGCCAAACCGGAGAGGGAGGCCATAAGGGCGGCCCTGGTTTCCGCGGGCATCCCCAAGGCGAACGTGGAAGTATCTGTTAGCCGCACGCCCACCGGCCTGGATGTCGACGCCATGGAGGCGGCCGCCCTGACCGGGGATAACTGTGTCATGGGCCAGATCCGCGACAGCGGTGTCGTGGTGACGGTGTTGCCGGTCCTCGCCACCGGAAAATGCTTCGTGGGGGACACCCGCTAG
- a CDS encoding NAD-dependent epimerase/dehydratase family protein: MRILVLGGTAFLSAEIARQAVASGHQVTCFARGTSTQPPDGVTWVRGDRTVGATAYAGLGRNWDAVVEVARDPVRAREALELLAPGTAHWTFVSSCSVYADHSVPGADETAALLEPLPEGQAGTPETYGESKVAIEQLTVSATGDKAHIVRAGLIGGPGDETDRYGYWPGRCAAGGDTVLVPDIPGDATQIIDVRDLAAWILRGAETGLTGTFNAVGDVVRFEDYFADCVRAAGNLDLDIARATGAWLAEQRVEYWAGPDSLPLWLPPDHDGFQARTNQAARDRGIHLRPWQETLAAALEDERSRGLDRERKAGLSRDTERRLVALWRDQQG; the protein is encoded by the coding sequence ATGCGCATCCTGGTCCTTGGCGGTACCGCCTTCCTGTCTGCGGAAATCGCCCGTCAGGCCGTGGCCTCGGGGCATCAGGTCACCTGCTTTGCCCGGGGTACTTCGACGCAACCGCCCGACGGCGTTACGTGGGTCAGGGGCGACCGCACCGTCGGTGCCACGGCCTACGCAGGCCTTGGCCGCAACTGGGACGCGGTGGTGGAGGTGGCACGGGATCCTGTGAGGGCACGCGAGGCATTGGAGCTGCTGGCCCCAGGCACCGCGCATTGGACCTTCGTCTCGAGTTGCTCGGTATATGCGGACCATTCAGTTCCGGGTGCCGATGAAACCGCAGCGCTTTTGGAGCCCTTGCCTGAGGGGCAGGCGGGGACGCCGGAGACCTATGGCGAATCCAAAGTGGCCATCGAACAGCTCACTGTGTCCGCGACCGGGGACAAAGCCCACATTGTCCGTGCCGGGCTGATCGGCGGCCCGGGCGACGAAACGGACCGCTACGGCTACTGGCCTGGCCGTTGTGCTGCCGGCGGGGACACGGTACTGGTTCCGGACATCCCGGGCGACGCAACCCAGATCATCGACGTCCGGGATCTGGCGGCATGGATCCTCCGGGGCGCGGAGACGGGGCTCACCGGCACTTTCAACGCCGTGGGGGATGTGGTCCGGTTCGAGGACTACTTCGCAGACTGCGTGCGTGCGGCCGGAAACTTGGACCTGGACATTGCGCGCGCCACCGGAGCATGGCTGGCGGAACAACGGGTGGAGTACTGGGCGGGTCCTGATTCCCTGCCCCTCTGGCTTCCGCCGGACCATGACGGATTCCAGGCGCGCACCAACCAGGCAGCCCGGGACCGTGGAATACATCTTCGGCCCTGGCAGGAGACGCTCGCTGCCGCCCTTGAGGACGAACGGAGCCGGGGTTTGGACCGGGAACGCAAGGCCGGGCTCAGCCGGGACACCGAACGCAGGCTCGTGGCACTGTGGCGGGACCAGCAGGGTTAG
- a CDS encoding mechanosensitive ion channel family protein has protein sequence MTSIPLAETITLEPEKIDLVSILITIGVGLAVWIVARFIIGRITRRVSAGSSFFKKAHFKWVQPAIRALDHERRSQRAETIGTLLTSLVSVIVVVIVIIYVLKYMNVDVAPLLTSVGILGVAIGFGAQQLIRDFLAGIFITIEDQYGIGDVIVTSEVVGTVESVGLRITRVRAEDGAIWYLRNGEILRVGNRSQGDYVPLEAPTTSDDPGAAAAPVTAGAPRSTKAEEKSNE, from the coding sequence TTGACCTCCATCCCCCTAGCGGAAACCATCACGTTGGAACCAGAGAAAATCGACCTCGTATCAATCCTCATCACCATCGGTGTGGGGCTGGCAGTCTGGATCGTTGCACGGTTCATCATCGGGCGCATAACGCGCCGGGTGTCTGCTGGCAGTTCCTTCTTCAAGAAGGCGCACTTCAAGTGGGTGCAACCCGCCATACGCGCACTGGACCACGAACGGCGCTCCCAACGCGCCGAAACCATCGGGACGCTGCTGACAAGTTTGGTGAGCGTCATTGTTGTGGTGATTGTCATCATCTACGTCCTGAAATACATGAACGTCGACGTGGCGCCCCTCCTGACCAGCGTTGGCATCCTCGGTGTCGCCATCGGTTTCGGCGCCCAGCAGCTGATCCGGGATTTCCTCGCGGGAATCTTCATCACCATCGAGGACCAATACGGTATTGGCGACGTGATCGTTACCAGCGAAGTGGTTGGTACCGTTGAATCCGTGGGACTGCGAATTACCCGGGTCCGCGCCGAAGACGGAGCCATCTGGTACCTGCGCAACGGTGAAATCCTACGGGTGGGCAACCGCTCGCAGGGTGACTACGTACCGCTGGAAGCACCAACCACCAGCGATGACCCAGGCGCTGCCGCTGCGCCCGTGACCGCTGGCGCACCACGCTCCACCAAGGCCGAGGAGAAGTCCAATGAGTAG
- a CDS encoding acyl-CoA thioesterase, translating to MTETNAGLDVQAPAEDPMEVLIGLLDLGDFDGARTNEDIFLGPSQKQPRHRVFGGQVLAQSMMAGMRTVEPDRVAHSMHGYFLRPGDANKPITFGVERLRDGRSFSARRVHAYQDGVPILSMIASFQVEDSGLDHQASMPEGIPDPESLPSTAELLSHFDHPMARHMSSERPFDVRHIDPAIYVSPPKDHIATNAVWMKTMGPLPDDANLHRAALAYASDYTLLEPILRKHGLAWMTPGMSVASLDHAMWWHRPVRVDEWMLYVQESPSAQGARGLSTGRIFNRAGQHVATVAQEGMVRIP from the coding sequence ATGACTGAGACGAACGCTGGCCTCGACGTGCAGGCACCCGCAGAAGACCCCATGGAAGTGCTGATCGGCCTGCTGGACCTTGGTGATTTCGACGGTGCCCGCACCAACGAGGACATCTTCCTCGGGCCGTCCCAAAAGCAGCCCCGCCACCGCGTTTTTGGCGGCCAGGTCCTTGCCCAGTCAATGATGGCCGGAATGCGGACCGTGGAGCCAGACCGGGTAGCCCACTCCATGCACGGCTACTTCCTGCGCCCCGGCGACGCTAACAAGCCCATCACGTTCGGCGTCGAGCGGCTGCGCGACGGCCGTTCCTTCTCCGCCCGGCGCGTGCATGCCTACCAGGACGGCGTTCCGATTCTGTCGATGATCGCCTCGTTCCAGGTGGAGGACAGCGGGCTGGACCATCAGGCGAGCATGCCAGAGGGCATTCCTGATCCCGAGTCCCTGCCCAGCACGGCGGAACTGCTGTCCCACTTCGACCATCCCATGGCGCGGCACATGTCCTCGGAGCGACCCTTCGACGTCCGCCACATCGACCCAGCCATCTATGTTTCTCCGCCAAAGGACCACATAGCCACCAATGCGGTGTGGATGAAAACCATGGGCCCCCTGCCCGATGATGCCAACCTCCACAGGGCAGCCCTGGCATACGCCAGCGACTACACCCTTCTTGAACCCATCCTCCGCAAACACGGACTCGCATGGATGACGCCCGGGATGAGCGTGGCCAGCCTGGACCATGCCATGTGGTGGCACCGCCCCGTGAGGGTGGACGAGTGGATGCTCTACGTCCAGGAATCCCCCAGCGCCCAAGGTGCGCGGGGACTGTCCACCGGCCGCATCTTCAACCGCGCCGGCCAACATGTCGCCACAGTGGCGCAGGAGGGCATGGTCAGGATCCCCTAG
- a CDS encoding globin — protein MSSISGGQPPAPQAGPRRQLMQNDPFSQPAYTDSFYAAVGGHETFVKLIDVFYDGVATDPLLRPMYPEEDLGPAKRRFLMFLEQYWGGPTTYGEERGHPRLRMRHMPFRVTPEAKDRWLFHMRTAVDALDLSPLHEGTLWDYMERAALTMVNSPSAGPDA, from the coding sequence ATGAGTAGCATTTCCGGTGGGCAGCCACCAGCGCCGCAGGCGGGCCCCCGCCGCCAACTGATGCAGAACGATCCCTTCAGCCAGCCCGCGTACACGGACAGCTTCTACGCTGCCGTCGGCGGACATGAAACGTTCGTCAAGCTCATTGACGTCTTTTACGACGGCGTGGCCACGGATCCGTTGCTGCGTCCCATGTACCCCGAAGAGGACCTTGGGCCTGCGAAGCGGCGCTTCCTCATGTTCCTGGAACAGTACTGGGGCGGGCCAACCACGTATGGCGAGGAACGTGGACACCCCCGGCTCCGGATGCGGCACATGCCGTTCCGGGTCACCCCCGAGGCGAAGGACCGGTGGTTGTTCCACATGCGGACCGCCGTGGACGCGTTGGATCTCTCCCCGCTGCATGAGGGCACGTTGTGGGACTACATGGAACGCGCCGCGCTGACCATGGTCAACAGCCCATCAGCCGGACCCGACGCCTGA
- a CDS encoding single-stranded DNA-binding protein, whose product MNDIITVRGFVASEVKSSTTARGTSTASFRLGSTERRYDRATNTWVDGNTNWYTVQSFRYLAGHVGCSVKKGQRVLVVGRLRLRQWEHEGRVYHVAEIDAESVGHDLMWGSANFTRMNGSAAPAETLPSVEASGMQERNSDWDADHDQVPPEDDTEEVSVGASDDSETLLVNIETGELAGAGV is encoded by the coding sequence ATGAACGACATCATCACCGTCCGCGGCTTCGTAGCCTCGGAGGTCAAAAGTTCCACCACAGCGCGGGGAACCTCCACCGCTTCATTCCGCTTGGGATCCACGGAGCGGCGCTACGATCGGGCCACCAACACGTGGGTTGATGGCAACACCAACTGGTACACGGTTCAGTCGTTCCGCTACCTTGCCGGCCATGTGGGGTGCAGCGTCAAGAAGGGGCAACGGGTTCTCGTCGTTGGACGCCTTCGTTTGCGGCAGTGGGAACACGAAGGGCGCGTCTACCACGTGGCGGAAATCGATGCTGAATCAGTCGGACACGATCTCATGTGGGGCTCCGCCAACTTCACCCGCATGAACGGCAGCGCAGCCCCTGCCGAAACACTTCCGTCTGTTGAGGCATCCGGCATGCAGGAACGAAACAGCGATTGGGACGCCGATCATGATCAAGTACCACCCGAAGACGATACCGAGGAAGTCTCAGTGGGGGCCTCCGACGACAGCGAAACGCTTTTAGTCAACATTGAAACCGGTGAATTGGCGGGTGCCGGAGTGTGA
- the orn gene encoding oligoribonuclease, protein MTGLDLKNDALIEVAALVTDSELNILGDGVDVVIKPDDAALEQMNDFVRDMHTRSKLLDELPHGKTMAEAEAQVLEYIEKWVPDPRKAPLGGNSVGTDRMFLARDMPNIVEHLHYRVIDVSTIKELSRRWFPRAYFQSPAKHGGHRALGDIKDSIDELRYYREAVFVAAPGPDTATAQRISKDVMASAETLGTSETV, encoded by the coding sequence ATGACCGGCTTGGACCTGAAGAACGACGCCTTGATCGAGGTTGCTGCGTTGGTGACCGATTCGGAGCTGAATATCCTGGGGGACGGCGTGGACGTCGTTATCAAGCCCGACGATGCCGCACTCGAACAAATGAACGACTTCGTACGGGACATGCACACCCGCTCCAAACTCCTGGATGAGCTCCCGCATGGGAAAACCATGGCAGAAGCCGAAGCCCAGGTCCTGGAATACATAGAGAAGTGGGTTCCGGATCCCCGGAAGGCGCCGCTGGGTGGCAACTCCGTGGGAACCGATCGGATGTTCCTTGCCCGTGATATGCCGAACATCGTGGAGCACCTGCACTACCGGGTGATCGATGTCAGCACCATCAAGGAACTGTCCAGGCGCTGGTTCCCGCGCGCATATTTCCAATCCCCGGCAAAGCACGGCGGCCACCGCGCCCTGGGTGACATTAAGGACTCCATCGACGAACTGCGGTACTACCGCGAGGCCGTTTTCGTCGCCGCGCCCGGACCCGACACTGCTACCGCGCAGCGAATTTCCAAGGATGTGATGGCATCCGCCGAAACGTTGGGAACCAGCGAAACGGTGTGA
- the mptB gene encoding polyprenol phosphomannose-dependent alpha 1,6 mannosyltransferase MptB, producing MTVPVPAAQMAGKADTSKAAVASEVDNARSPLIAGFIGSMFMVFGSLGVGWLAPASELRRLPLFIWMRTEGVGVALSIVLLAIGGMLLVRAWLRLGQRVRVWGPEARKATLQAVLAWGLPMMFTVPLFSRDVYAYIGQGRLMVEGINPYENGISALPNYFQLGADKQWTEAPVPYGQLFLWIEQFVVWATNVHPEASVMLFRLVAAVGVVLCIIYVPKLAELHGVNPHRALWLTAANPLFLTNFIASVHNDALMIGLALAGLYYCATRRVILGIVLVTLSISVKPITVVFLPFIGLLWAGKGASWPRRFVFWFFTAALSLGILYALSLINGFGFGWINGLSAPGSVAIWYAPVGLIGLAVASISNVLGLDGAVFAKGVYDAGKVLMVAAVAWLIFRGDYDRLMRRLTLAFAAIVLLAPMIQSWYVVWLIPLFAVTGIRNDWQVKALYFVVSFFMVYAISDQLDVFPYLQSEDLGLALLLARIAAAVIAIFFAVYLIFMDPKTKGLFRNKDQAGLRPII from the coding sequence ATGACGGTGCCCGTACCGGCCGCCCAGATGGCAGGGAAAGCAGACACGTCAAAGGCTGCTGTGGCCAGCGAAGTGGACAACGCCCGTTCGCCATTGATCGCCGGTTTCATCGGCTCGATGTTCATGGTGTTCGGATCCCTGGGGGTGGGTTGGCTTGCGCCGGCCTCCGAGCTGAGGCGGCTACCCCTCTTTATCTGGATGCGCACCGAAGGTGTGGGAGTCGCGCTGTCCATCGTCCTGCTGGCCATTGGCGGAATGCTCTTGGTCCGGGCCTGGCTCCGTCTCGGGCAGAGAGTCAGGGTTTGGGGCCCAGAGGCCCGGAAGGCTACGTTGCAGGCCGTGCTGGCATGGGGCCTGCCCATGATGTTCACGGTTCCCCTTTTCAGCAGGGACGTCTACGCATATATCGGTCAGGGCCGGTTGATGGTTGAAGGCATCAACCCTTACGAAAACGGAATCTCGGCCCTGCCCAACTATTTCCAACTGGGTGCGGACAAACAGTGGACCGAGGCACCGGTGCCCTACGGGCAACTGTTCCTGTGGATTGAACAGTTTGTGGTGTGGGCGACCAACGTCCACCCGGAAGCAAGCGTCATGCTTTTCCGGCTTGTCGCCGCCGTGGGTGTGGTTTTGTGCATCATCTACGTCCCGAAGCTGGCCGAACTCCACGGTGTAAACCCGCACAGGGCACTTTGGCTCACGGCCGCCAACCCTCTGTTCCTGACCAACTTCATTGCCAGCGTCCACAATGACGCGCTGATGATCGGCCTTGCCCTCGCGGGCCTTTACTACTGCGCAACCCGCCGTGTCATCCTCGGCATCGTGTTGGTTACCCTTTCCATCTCCGTCAAACCCATCACCGTGGTCTTCCTTCCATTCATCGGTCTTCTGTGGGCTGGCAAGGGTGCTTCATGGCCCCGCAGGTTTGTTTTCTGGTTCTTCACGGCCGCTTTGAGCCTGGGAATCCTCTATGCGTTGAGCCTGATTAACGGGTTCGGATTTGGCTGGATCAACGGATTGTCGGCACCTGGAAGTGTTGCGATCTGGTACGCGCCAGTAGGCCTGATTGGCCTGGCTGTCGCTTCGATCTCGAACGTTCTGGGACTGGATGGCGCGGTGTTCGCGAAGGGGGTCTATGACGCAGGTAAGGTCCTGATGGTTGCGGCCGTGGCCTGGCTGATCTTCCGCGGCGACTACGACCGCCTGATGCGTCGCCTGACGCTGGCATTCGCTGCCATTGTCCTGTTGGCACCGATGATTCAGTCCTGGTACGTCGTGTGGTTGATTCCGTTGTTTGCCGTGACCGGCATCCGGAACGACTGGCAGGTCAAGGCGCTGTACTTCGTGGTCTCGTTCTTCATGGTTTACGCCATCTCGGACCAATTGGACGTATTCCCGTACCTCCAAAGCGAAGACCTGGGCCTGGCGCTGCTCCTGGCCCGCATCGCTGCGGCCGTCATCGCGATCTTCTTTGCGGTCTATCTGATATTCATGGATCCCAAAACCAAGGGCCTGTTCCGCAACAAGGACCAGGCGGGCCTCCGTCCCATCATCTGA
- a CDS encoding SRPBCC family protein, translated as MTGQSSDAVATTSISANRQRVWEALTDPALIKQYFLGTHVATTWRVGDPITYSGEYNGKSYEDKGTILTFEPPALLKTTHYSPASGLPDTAENYHTVEYSLAEEPGGTRVTIRQGNNSSDQETTQSTETWELVLRNLKEFLES; from the coding sequence ATGACAGGACAGTCCTCGGATGCAGTGGCCACAACCAGCATCTCGGCGAATCGACAGAGGGTGTGGGAGGCGCTGACCGACCCTGCCCTCATCAAGCAGTACTTCCTCGGCACACACGTCGCTACCACGTGGCGAGTCGGCGATCCCATTACCTACTCCGGCGAATACAACGGGAAGTCTTATGAAGACAAGGGAACGATCCTCACCTTCGAGCCGCCAGCCCTGCTGAAGACCACACACTACAGCCCGGCCTCAGGCCTGCCCGACACTGCGGAGAATTATCACACCGTCGAATACAGCCTTGCGGAGGAACCCGGTGGGACCCGAGTGACCATCAGGCAAGGCAATAACTCGTCTGACCAAGAAACGACGCAATCCACCGAAACGTGGGAGCTGGTGCTTCGGAATCTCAAGGAATTCCTGGAGTCCTAG
- a CDS encoding OsmC family protein yields MSLNEHHYELTVRWTGNLGEGTSSYRGYSREHDVEIAGLPTLKGSADPTFHGDRTRYNPEQLLLAALSQCHMLSFLHVAVKHGVVVTAYEDNAEGLMKMNRDGSGQFEAVTLKPHVTIADPGHSALVPQLHHEANQVCFIARSVNFPVHHEPITTAAAA; encoded by the coding sequence ATGAGCCTGAACGAGCACCACTACGAGCTGACCGTCCGTTGGACAGGCAACCTGGGCGAGGGCACCTCCAGTTACCGGGGCTACTCCCGCGAGCATGATGTGGAGATCGCCGGGCTGCCCACGCTGAAGGGTTCAGCCGACCCCACGTTCCACGGCGACAGGACCAGGTACAACCCCGAACAGCTGCTGCTTGCCGCGCTCTCGCAGTGCCACATGTTGTCCTTCCTGCATGTGGCCGTCAAACATGGCGTGGTGGTCACAGCCTACGAGGACAACGCCGAGGGCCTCATGAAGATGAACCGGGACGGCAGCGGACAGTTTGAAGCTGTCACTCTGAAGCCGCACGTCACCATCGCCGACCCCGGCCACTCCGCCTTGGTGCCCCAGCTGCACCACGAAGCCAATCAGGTCTGCTTCATCGCCCGCAGCGTCAACTTCCCGGTACACCACGAACCCATCACGACGGCGGCCGCCGCCTAA
- the ettA gene encoding energy-dependent translational throttle protein EttA: protein MAEFIYTMTKARKAVGDKLILDDVSMSFYPGAKIGVVGPNGAGKSTILKIMAGLDTPSNGEARLSPGYTVGILLQEPPLNEEKTVLGNVQEGVGEIYGKIQRFNEISEEMANPDADYDTLLDEMGKLQEAIDAADAWDIDSQLEQAMDALRCPPADSDVTVLSGGERRRVALCKLLLQKPDLLLLDEPTNHLDAESVLWLEQHLSQYPGAVLAVTHDRYFLDHVAEWIAEVDRGHLYPYEGNYSTYLEKKKARLEVQGKKDAKLSKRLTEELEWVRSNAKGRQTKSKARLARYEEMAAEAERTRKLDFEEIQIPPGPRLGSLVIEAKKLKKGFDDRVLIEDLSFSLPRNGIVGVIGPNGVGKSTLFKTIVGMEPLDDGELKIGESVKISYVDQSRGGIDPNKSLWEVVSEGHDFIQVGQVEMPSRAYVSAFGFKGPDQQKKAGVLSGGERNRLNLALTLKQGGNLLLLDEPTNDLDVETLSSLENALLEFPGCAVVVSHDRWFLDRVATHILAYEGDDENPSKWYWFEGNFDSYEENKVERLGPDAAKPHRVTHRRLTRD, encoded by the coding sequence ATGGCGGAATTCATTTACACGATGACCAAGGCTCGCAAGGCCGTTGGCGACAAACTTATTCTGGACGATGTCAGCATGTCGTTCTACCCCGGCGCGAAGATCGGCGTCGTGGGCCCGAACGGTGCTGGCAAGTCCACCATCCTCAAGATCATGGCTGGACTGGACACGCCGTCGAACGGCGAAGCCCGCCTGAGCCCCGGCTACACCGTGGGAATCCTCTTGCAGGAGCCGCCGCTGAACGAGGAGAAGACCGTCCTGGGCAACGTCCAGGAAGGCGTTGGCGAGATCTACGGCAAGATCCAGCGGTTCAACGAAATTTCCGAGGAAATGGCAAACCCGGATGCCGATTACGACACTCTCCTGGACGAGATGGGCAAGCTCCAGGAAGCCATTGACGCTGCCGACGCCTGGGACATCGACTCCCAGCTCGAGCAGGCCATGGACGCCTTGCGCTGCCCGCCGGCTGATTCTGACGTCACGGTCCTCTCAGGTGGTGAACGCCGCCGTGTTGCACTGTGCAAGCTCCTCCTGCAGAAGCCGGACCTCCTGCTCCTGGACGAGCCCACTAACCACTTGGACGCGGAAAGCGTGCTGTGGCTTGAACAGCACCTTTCCCAGTACCCCGGTGCCGTCCTTGCCGTCACCCACGACCGCTACTTCCTTGACCACGTGGCGGAGTGGATCGCTGAGGTCGACCGCGGCCACCTGTACCCCTACGAAGGCAACTACTCCACCTACCTGGAGAAGAAGAAGGCCCGTCTCGAAGTCCAGGGCAAGAAGGACGCCAAGCTTTCCAAGCGCCTGACCGAGGAACTTGAGTGGGTCCGCTCCAACGCCAAGGGCCGCCAGACCAAGTCCAAGGCCCGCCTGGCCCGCTATGAGGAAATGGCCGCGGAGGCCGAGCGCACCCGCAAGCTGGACTTCGAAGAGATCCAGATTCCGCCGGGACCGCGCCTCGGTTCCTTGGTCATCGAGGCCAAGAAGCTGAAGAAGGGCTTCGACGATCGCGTCCTGATCGAAGACCTGTCCTTCTCGTTGCCCCGCAACGGCATCGTCGGCGTCATCGGACCGAACGGTGTGGGCAAGTCCACGCTGTTCAAGACGATCGTCGGCATGGAGCCCTTGGATGATGGTGAGCTCAAGATCGGCGAGTCCGTGAAGATCTCCTACGTGGACCAGTCCCGTGGTGGCATTGATCCGAACAAGTCCCTCTGGGAGGTTGTTTCGGAAGGTCACGACTTCATCCAGGTCGGACAGGTCGAAATGCCGTCCCGCGCCTACGTTTCGGCGTTTGGTTTCAAGGGGCCGGACCAGCAGAAGAAGGCCGGTGTCCTTTCCGGTGGTGAACGGAACCGCCTGAACCTGGCTCTGACGCTCAAGCAGGGCGGCAACTTGCTGCTCCTGGATGAGCCCACTAACGACCTCGACGTCGAAACCCTCAGCAGCCTCGAGAACGCCCTCCTTGAGTTCCCGGGCTGTGCTGTCGTGGTATCGCACGACCGTTGGTTCCTTGACCGGGTGGCAACGCACATCCTCGCCTACGAAGGTGATGACGAGAACCCGTCCAAGTGGTACTGGTTCGAAGGCAACTTCGACTCCTATGAGGAGAACAAGGTGGAGCGGCTTGGCCCGGATGCTGCGAAGCCGCACCGTGTCACCCACCGCCGCCTGACCCGCGACTAA
- a CDS encoding GNAT family N-acetyltransferase codes for MPQHDAAPGVATAPASWAAVEQLFGTKGEPSRCWCRWFALTGAEWKTSTPENRKEQLKAAFSAGPAPGVLAFDGNRPIGWCAVEPRANYPRLKKSHVLRGSKVGFGDEANFWAVSCFVVAPGHRRSGVSSALLAAAKEHAFGNGADVIEAYPVDTAVRTKATAAELFHGTVSLFGAAGFSIVSRPSPGRAVMRCLAGTMTGGGAKQ; via the coding sequence ATGCCACAGCACGATGCAGCCCCGGGAGTCGCGACCGCTCCCGCCTCCTGGGCAGCTGTCGAGCAATTGTTCGGAACCAAGGGGGAACCCTCCCGGTGCTGGTGCCGGTGGTTCGCCCTCACCGGCGCGGAATGGAAGACCAGCACGCCGGAAAACCGCAAGGAACAGCTGAAGGCTGCGTTCAGTGCTGGTCCCGCGCCGGGCGTGCTCGCGTTTGATGGCAATCGCCCGATTGGCTGGTGCGCTGTGGAACCGCGGGCCAACTACCCACGGCTCAAGAAATCCCACGTACTTAGAGGATCCAAAGTGGGATTCGGTGACGAAGCCAATTTCTGGGCCGTCAGTTGCTTTGTCGTGGCACCAGGCCATCGGCGTTCCGGAGTTTCGAGCGCGCTCCTGGCAGCGGCGAAGGAGCATGCCTTTGGCAACGGCGCCGACGTCATCGAGGCGTATCCAGTGGACACCGCGGTCAGGACCAAAGCCACCGCAGCGGAGCTTTTCCACGGAACCGTCTCACTTTTCGGGGCGGCCGGGTTCAGCATCGTTTCGAGGCCCTCACCAGGACGTGCAGTCATGCGATGCCTTGCAGGAACGATGACAGGTGGTGGAGCTAAGCAATGA